The genome window CCTTCTGGCAATAGGCAGCAGTAGAAAGCAGAAAGGCATTTCCAGATtaaatatttcctgtttcttaATCCTTTCTCAATGCATTTATCCAGATGGATGCAGGTGAACCAAACTTATAGCCTGATATTCGTGTGTTTTACTATTGTTGGGATGTATTTTCTATGAATAAGTATTTCTGTGGTGTTATGCATGTAATATTTATTGATTAaaatgttatggaatacaatatGAGGTTTTTGTGTTTGGGTGCACAACATTTTCTAGGTGCAAAACAGGGTTGTTTATCTTTGTGTATAGTATTTCTTAACTCTTGTTGTGTTTGTTGCTGTTCATTTAGGGTCTTTAGTGTTTCTTATTCAAAATGAGAATTGTGATAACTGATTTGTCATCTGATTTATCtctgatttttgcaaaatttcttgtgttcccattttttcccacagattattttagatatttgtttATTGTCCTAAtttatctttttaattgtttggatcttatctaccttatgctggtctatgactgtaataaagattgattgattaattgatctCTGTGTTCCTACAGGCAGGCTGAAAAACAGAGCAAAAAGTGAAGAGAGGGAGAGTTGTAGCAATTAGAACTGGAGGAAGGAACCCATTACATCTGTGGAAAAGGACTTGGGAAAGATGGACAACCGTACTGAACATCAAAGAGTTCAAATTGATGAAAAACCATGTAAATCAGAGTATGAAAACAGCTTTAATGAGGAGGAGTACCTCACTATCTATCAAAGAGTCAACACAGAAGAGAAACAATATAAATGGACAGAGTGTGGAAAGATGAACAATCTTACTGATCATCAAGAACTTGAAATTGATGAAAAACCATGCAAGTCAGAGTGTGAAGACAGCTTGAATAAGGAGGAATATCTCACTATCTATCAAAGTGTCAACACAGGAGAGAAACGATTTGAATgcacagagtgtggaaagagtttcaaacAGAAAGCCAACCTAACtaagcatcaaagaacccacactggtgagaaaccatataaatgctctgagtgtggaaaagAGTTCAGTCAAAAGGAATATCTCTCTATCCatgaaagaatccacacaggggagagaccatATAAATGTTTAGAGTGTGGAAGACGGTTTTGTCAGAAGGAATACCTCACTATCCatgaaagaatccacacaggggagaaaccatacaaatgcttagaatgtggaaagaggtTTTGTCAGAAGGAGTACCTCACtatccatcaaagaattcacacaggggaaaaaccgtATAAATGCATAGACTGTGGGAAGAGCTTTAGTCAGAAGACCAATCTTACTAGTCATCGAAATAGTCAcacagggcagaaaccatataaatgcttacagtgtggaaagagcttcaatcAGAAGGCCCATCTTACTAGCCATCAAAACacccacacaggagaaaaaccatataCATGTTTAGAATGTGGTAGAAGCTTCTGTCAGAAGGctaaccttacttcccatcaaaaaacacacacaggggagaaaccatatgtgTGTTTAGAGTGTGGGAAGAGTTTCAGTAAGAAGGCCAACCTCGCTTCTCATCAGAAAacgcacactggggagaagccatatatatgctcagagtgtggaaagggcTTCAGTCATAAAGCCAATCTTAATACTCACCTAAATACCCAcaaaggagagaaaccatataaatgtctagaatgtggaaagagctttagtCACAAGCCTACCCTTACTAGTCATCAAAAGACCCACACAGATGAAAAACCATTTAAATGCTCAAAGTGTGGAAAGGCCTTCAGTAAGAAGGCCAACCTTCGTACCcatcaaaaaacccacacttACACTTGATTCAGACAAGATGCTGGGATAAGTTTATGCCTCTAAATCTACTCTTGATCTTTGTGTATGCTGACTTCACAAATCTAGATGTGCAAAGATGACTAAATATCTGAGTCAGCTTGGTTGTAACTGTTATTGAAAGGAAACTGATCCAGTGTGCTGACTGAGGGAGTCATTAGATTCTGCTTAAGAAAATCAAATTTTGGCCAGACATCCTCAAGAACTTTGGGCTGAGGTGAAATCAACCATTCTTCGGCACAGCAATTGAGAATCCTCCAAGAGTGAATCTCATCAGCCTTTCTACTTTCAGAGGAAGGTGAAAGAACCTAaatctaaataaattaaatgaaaccaAAATATTGAGCAGAAAATTTTTGCAAAATCcaaccaaaaatgtttttgtagGCAGTTGAT of Sphaerodactylus townsendi isolate TG3544 linkage group LG03, MPM_Stown_v2.3, whole genome shotgun sequence contains these proteins:
- the LOC125428788 gene encoding zinc finger protein OZF-like is translated as MDNRTEHQRVQIDEKPCKSEYENSFNEEEYLTIYQRVNTEEKQYKWTECGKMNNLTDHQELEIDEKPCKSECEDSLNKEEYLTIYQSVNTGEKRFECTECGKSFKQKANLTKHQRTHTGEKPYKCSECGKEFSQKEYLSIHERIHTGERPYKCLECGRRFCQKEYLTIHERIHTGEKPYKCLECGKRFCQKEYLTIHQRIHTGEKPYKCIDCGKSFSQKTNLTSHRNSHTGQKPYKCLQCGKSFNQKAHLTSHQNTHTGEKPYTCLECGRSFCQKANLTSHQKTHTGEKPYVCLECGKSFSKKANLASHQKTHTGEKPYICSECGKGFSHKANLNTHLNTHKGEKPYKCLECGKSFSHKPTLTSHQKTHTDEKPFKCSKCGKAFSKKANLRTHQKTHTYT